The Telopea speciosissima isolate NSW1024214 ecotype Mountain lineage unplaced genomic scaffold, Tspe_v1 Tspe_v1.0572, whole genome shotgun sequence genome window below encodes:
- the LOC122648205 gene encoding secreted RxLR effector protein 78-like: MGKVVSDNQSAFIKGRSIVDNILVCHDIVRGIEQKGTSPTAVLKIDLHKAYDSLSRKFLFEIMERMGFPSMFIRWVKACVDTPCFSILLNGSPTVTLGEEGNSAGGPLSPYLFTIAMEGFSALMRKLEMEGQISLPA; encoded by the coding sequence ATGGGGAAGGTAGTTAGTGACAACCAATCTGCTTTTATTAAGGGCCGGTCTATTGTGGATAATATCTTAgtttgccatgatattgttAGGGGTATTGAGCAGAAAGGAACTTCGCCTACGGcagttttgaagattgatttaCATAAGGCCTATGACTCTCTTAGTAGGAAATTTCTTTTTGAGATCATGGAGCGGATGGGGTTTCCAAGCATGTTTATTCGGTGGGTGAaggcgtgtgttgacacaccatGCTTCTCAATCCTTCTTAATGGGAGTCCTACAGTTACTTTAGGGGAGGAGGGGAATTCGGCAGGGGGACCCCTCTCcccttatttgttcactataGCCATGGAAGGTTTCTCGGCTTTGATGCGGAAGTTAGAGATGGAGGGGCAGATTAGTCTACCCGCCTAG